The Sedimentisphaera salicampi genome includes a region encoding these proteins:
- the recO gene encoding DNA repair protein RecO produces the protein MPVKDTAVCIRKVDYSESSLILTLFSKNNGKLRLIAKGAKKSKGLAGNIEIFTSGEAVFLPAKYAESNLGTLTDFDITEKYHKIRRSWAGLNFALCAADLLSYFVNENQPNPDLYDRFTGFLNAVSSASELEAAKNLILFQLDMLELTGNSMNVSLCSGCGRAFDKSWKEAFFSETEVAIYCPQCRNKARESFPLKPAAVRAILAREPIQLAEDGEMIWYIEKFILKYITCHLGKMPKTVQSLKRHFEKL, from the coding sequence ATGCCAGTGAAAGATACTGCTGTATGCATTCGCAAGGTTGATTATTCAGAAAGCTCGCTCATACTCACGCTATTTTCAAAGAATAACGGCAAGCTCCGTCTCATTGCCAAAGGGGCTAAAAAATCGAAAGGCCTTGCGGGCAACATTGAAATCTTTACTTCCGGCGAGGCGGTGTTTCTGCCGGCTAAGTATGCCGAATCAAACCTCGGAACACTTACAGACTTTGATATAACCGAAAAATACCACAAGATCCGCAGGTCTTGGGCAGGACTGAACTTTGCCCTGTGCGCGGCTGATCTGCTATCTTATTTCGTAAACGAAAACCAGCCTAATCCCGATCTTTATGACAGGTTTACTGGTTTCCTGAATGCCGTGTCCTCTGCGAGCGAGCTTGAGGCTGCAAAGAACCTCATCCTTTTCCAGCTCGATATGCTTGAGCTCACCGGAAATTCAATGAACGTATCGCTTTGCAGCGGCTGCGGGAGAGCATTCGATAAGAGCTGGAAGGAAGCGTTTTTCTCCGAAACGGAAGTGGCGATTTACTGCCCGCAGTGCAGAAATAAGGCAAGGGAGAGCTTCCCGCTCAAGCCGGCAGCTGTGCGGGCGATTCTCGCAAGAGAGCCGATTCAGCTTGCAGAAGACGGGGAGATGATATGGTATATCGAAAAGTTTATTCTGAAGTATATCACCTGCCACCTCGGGAAGATGCCAAAAACCGTGCAGAGCCTCAAGAGACATTTCGAAAAACTCTAA